The nucleotide window ATATATTTATTATCTGGTAATAATGAAAGTATATTTCTAAGTGTTTTATAACTCACCAAAACTTTATCTTTTGTATATATTTTAATATAATCTCCTAACGCTTCAACAAATAAAATATCATTTACTTTTAGTTGGTATAGTTTCTTATCTGATTTAATAATTATAAACTCTTTTTCTAAAACTAGTTTATTTTTTACTTTTTGAACTGCTTTTAAAAACCGTTCAAATGAAAATGGTTTTAATAAATAATCTATTGCATTAACATCAAATCCTTCTATTGCATACTCAGAATAGGCTGTAGTAAAAATAACTAAAGGAGGGTTTTTTAACATTTTATAAAATGCAATTCCCGACAAGTTAGGCATATTTATATCTAGAAAAAGAAGATCAACCTTAGTTTCTTTCAAAAACGTCATTGCATCAACTGCATCATTACAAATTCCTGCTATCTCTAAAAAATCAACATCTCCTATAAGATGTTTAAGTATGTTTTGTGAAGATGGTTCATCATCTATAATAACGCATTGTATTTTCATTATTTTAAATCTATTACAAGTTTAACCTTATAAGTTTCATTTGTTTTTTCAATTGTTAATTCATGTTTGTTTGGATATAGTATTGCTAAATTTTCTTTTATGTTTTTTACACCAATACCATTATACTCTTCTGTATACTTTAAATTATTCGCTTTGAAATTATTCTCTATCTCAAATAATAAAACATTTTTATTAAATTCTAAATTAATAATTACAAAAGGGTTATTTATATTGCTTTTTAATCCATGTTTAAAACTATTTTCAACTAATGGCAATAACAACATTGGTTGTATTTCTGAATCCGTATCAATATTGGATATAAATTTAATTGTTGAATTTACAGTGTGCCTGTTTTTTTCAAATGCTATATAATTTTCAATTAATTCCTTTTCTTTTTCTATTGTTGTTTTTCTTTCAGAGTCATACAATACATATCTTAAAATATTAGATAATTGCAACGTAGCTTCTGTAACTTCTTTATTTTTCCCTACAGATAATGAATATAAAACATTGAGTGAATTAAACAAAAAATGAGGATTTATTTGCCCTTTTAAAACCTTTAACCGCTCTTCAATTTCTCTTCTTTCATTTTGATTATAGTGTATCCAATCTTCTAACAATTTAAAAAATGTAGCAATTAAAGAAACAGCAGCAAAAACAATAAGCGTTTGTACGTCATTATAATATGAAATGAAATAATAATCAGTGAAAATCTTATCGATTATTAACTGGTGAAATTGAATATTAAGATATGAAAATAATGATATTATTATTATTGATAAAATTACAAATACCACATACTTCTCTTTTTTAAGAAACTTAGGCACCAAATAATAGATTAATAAACTTACTGGAGGAATTAAAGTAAGTAAATAACTAACCACATAAATAAAATCAATTTTTTTTAAAGGGAAATCAGCAAACAAAAACAGTATTACAAAAAATAAAAGCACCCATAATAAAAGGTTAAATATCCATTTATTATGATGTGCTTTATATCTATTTAATGAATTCTTATTCATTATACTTTAGTCAATGTAAATTTAATTAAGGTTTCCCATTTTTTTGAGGCATTAGAAACAATATATTTTTCAACAAACTTCTGTAATTCTTTTGATGAAGCCGTAAGTAAATATTTGTCGTTTAACAAGCCTATTTTTTCATGTTTGATTTTAATTTTACCTTCTTTAAAAAGATCTTCTATTCTATCTTCATCAAACCATTTAATTTTTATACTTCCATTTGAAGACACATCAAACTTAACTAATGAATGCGCATACACAATATGACTAAATGTTAATGAGTTAATACCTCCACTATCATAATCAACAGGAATAAAATCTAAAAAAAGTTGGTCTTTAATCTTAAATGGAGTAGCAATAAAAAAAGCTTCTTTTCCTTTTTTTTCAAAAGACACAAAGTAAGAATTCTTATATAAGCTTATTAACTGCTTGTCTTCTTTAGATACTTTTCCTTTATATCCTTTTAATATTTCACTTTCAAAGGTTTTTACCTCCCATTTTCCTTTTTCATTGTCTTTCCATTTTCCTAAAAACTCTTCAGTAAAACTAATTGTCTCTTTAGTATAAAAAGGCGATAATGATTTTACAACACACGAGTTTAAAAAAAATAAAATTGCAAGTGAACAAATTATACTTCTAATTTTCATAAAATTATATTTTAAAATTCTTTGTTCAAAAGAAAAATATTAAACACTTAATACCTATTTTTTTCGATAACCTTGTTCATTTTCTCGGTGAAAAATTAAACCTAATCTATCCAGTTTTTAGTTCTTTCTACAGCTTTTTGCCACTTTTTATATAACCTGTCTCTTTTTTCTTCTGAAAACGTAGGTGTAAACTCTTTATTAATTTTCTTTCTATTAATAATATCTTCTTGTTTCCAAAGTCCTACATAAATTCCGGCTAAATATGCTGCTCCCATTACTGTTGTTTCTATAATCTCTGGTCTTTCAACAGGTACATTTAATATATCAGATTGAAATTGCATTATTAAATCATTTGCACAAGCGCCTCCATCAACTTTCAATGATGTTAAACCAACCTCACTATCTTTTTGCATTACGTTTAATACATCTTTAGTTTGGTAAGCTAATGATTCTAACGTGGCTTTAATTAAATGGTTTTTTCCTGTATCACGTGTTAAACCAAATACAGCTCCTCGTGCATACATATCCCAATAAGGCGCCCCTAAACCAGCAAAAGCAGGTACAACATATACCGGGTTTTCACCAGTAACTTGTTTTGCAAATTCCTCACTCTCTTTAGCGCTTTTAATAATATCCAATCCATCTCTTAACCATTGAATCGCTGAGCCAGCAACAAATACACTTCCTTCTAACGCGTAATACACCTTATCATCAATACCCCAAGCAATCGTAGTTAACAATCCATTTTTAGAAAATTCTATATTCTCTCCAGTATTTAATAACATAAAGCATCCGGTACCATAAGTATTTTTAGCCTCTCCTTTATTAAAACATGCTTGCCCAAAAAGCGCGGCTTGTTGATCTCCAGCGATTCCTGCTATAGGAATTTGAATATTATTTAAATTAAAGTTTCCAAAATGATATGATGATGGTTTTACTTCAGGAAGCATTGTAGTTGGAATATCTAATTCTTCTAAAATTTTAGTATCCCAACAAAGGTTTTTTATATCATAAAGCATTGTGCGAGAAGCATTACTATAATCTGTGGCATGCACCTTACCATTAGTTAAATTCCAAAGTAACCAAGTGTCAATTGTTCCAAACAAAAGATTTCCTTTTTCAGCTTCATCTTTTGCTCCTTCAACATGATTTAATATCCAATGTATTTTTGTTGCAGAAAAATAGCTATCTATAATTAACCCTGTTGTTTTACGAACATGGTTTTCTAATCCTTTTTCTTTTAACTTTTCGCAAATATTTGCAGTACGTTTATCTTGCCAAACAATAGCATTATATATTGGTTTTCCTGTGTTTTTATTCCAAACAACTGTGGTTTCTCGTTGATTGGTTATTCCAATCCCTGCTACTTCTGAAGCTTTTATATTTGTTTGTTGTAATACTTTTTTTAATGTTGTTAGTTGAGACTCTAAAATCTCTTCTGCGTTATGTTCTACCCAACCAGGTTCTGGAAAAACTTGAGTAAACTCTTGCTGATTCATTCCTATTATTTCTCCTTCTTCATTAATAACAACTGTACGAGAACTCGTAGTTCCTTGATCTAAAGCTATAATATACTTTTTTGCCATTCTAGGTATTGGGTTAAAAACAGCAATTTACAATATATCCTTTTTAAAAATAAAAAAACCTTCTAGAATTCATCTAGAAGGCTTTGGAGTCACCGTTAAGTGGTTTTTAATGTTTAAGTGCATAACTTGCACCTTTACCTAGTTCAGCTAAAGCTGACATAAAACCCACAAAGGCGTCGTTTGCTTTTTTTACTAAAGTTTTCCCCATTTTAATAAAATTTAAATTTCCCTTAAGTTTTTGTGCTTAAATAAACACGTTACAAATGTATACTTGATTACTAGGGTAAAAAAGGGGTTTCCCGCATGTAAATCTGTAATTTTCCGCAACAAGTATATTTCTTTATAAAAATTAAACTAGAAGAATTTTTGAATTTTTATTCACTTAAAATACAATACATTATATTAGATTTATTATAAAAAAGACAAAACCTTCTAGAACTTATCCAGAAGGTTTGTTTTCCCCTTAAATCATCTGCTCATAATAATGAGTGACATGGCAAATATACTTGCAAATTCAGTGCCAGAAAAGGGGATGTCCGCATCTAAAAATGTAGCTTTCCGTAACTGTTATTTTTTATATAAAATAAAACCCCCTAGAGTTCTTCTAGGAGGTTTTACAATGAATATTAATTTAATTTTAGTGTTTAAGTGCGTAGCTCGCTCCTTTTCCTAAATCGGCTAAACTTTCTAATAAATTAACTAATACTTCATTTGCTTTTTTAAGTAACATTTTTCCCATTTTTCTAAATTTTTTAATTTCCCTTGTTTTTTGTGTTTAAATAAACAACACTACAAATATATACCTGATTATCAATATCTAAAAGGGGATGTCCGTGCATAAAAACGTGATTTTCCGTAACTTACATTTTCATTAACCTTCAAATAAAAAAACTGCCTTGTATAATTCATAGTCTTTAGATGTAATCTATTATATATAAAAGACAAAACCTCCTAGAACTTATCCAGAAGGTTTGTTTTCCCCTTAAATCATCTGCTCATAATAATGAGTGACATGGCAAATGTACTTGCAAATTCAGTGCCAGAAAAGGGGATGTCCGCATCTAAAAATGTAGCTTTCCGTAACTGTTATTTTTTATATAAAATAAAACCTCCTAGAGTTCTTCTAGGAGGTTTTATAATGAATATTAATTTAATTTTAGTGTTTAAGTGCGTAGCTCGCTCCTTTTCCTAAATCGGCTAAACTTTCTAATAAATTAACTAATACTTCATTTGCTTTTTTAAGTAACATTTTTCCCATTTTTCTAAATTTTTTAATTTCCCTTGTTTTTTGTGTTTAAATAAACAACACTACAAATATATACCTGATTATCAATATCTAAAAGGGGATATCCGTGCATAAAAACGTGATTTTCCGTAACTTACATTTTCATTAACCTTCAAATAAAAAAACTGCCTTGTATAATTCATAGTCTTTAGATGTAATCTATTATATATAAAAGACAAAACCTCCTAGAACTTTATCTAGAAGGTTTGTTTTCCCCTTAAATCATCTGCTCATAATAATGAGTGACATGACAAATGTACTTGCAAATTCAGTGCCAGAAAAGGGGATGTCCGCATCTAAAAATGTAGCTTTCCGTAACTAAAATTATTCTCTTTATGTATATCTATAAAATGACAAAACCTTCTAGACAGCTGTGCCAGAAGGTTTGTTTTCCCCTTAAATATCCGCTCATAAAAATGAGTGATGCAACAAATATAGTACTGGTTAACAAGTTTATAAAGGGGTTTTCCGCAGAAAAAAATGCGGTTTTCCGCAAAACAAGCTCTTAATTGATTTTAAATCAGGTTTTTACAACACATAACAAACTTGACTTCTTCCATTATTACATACAGCTACTAAAAACAAAACCTTCTAGACAACTAAGTCAGAAGGTTTCTTTTTCCCCTTAAATTATCTACTCATAATAAATGAGTGACATGGCAAATGTACATCGCAATAAAAACTCCTAAAAGGGGATTTCCGCATCTAAAAATGTAATTTTCCGTAGTTCGTTTTTGCCCATAAAAAAACCTCCTAGATAAAGTTCTAGGAGGTTTTATTTATTATTGAATATTTTTTAATGCTTAAGTGCGTAGCTCGCTCCTTTTCCTAACTCGGCTAATCCTGTTAATAAAGTTACCACCATATTGTTTGCTTTTTTTACGAATATTTTCCCCATTTTATACTACTTTGAATTTCCCTTGATTTTTGTGTTTAATTAAACAACACTGCAAATGTATATTGAAATACAAGTGTACAAAAGGGGTTTCCCGCACTTTAATATGTAACTTTCCATTACCTTAAATTTACTGCATAAAAAAACCTTCTAGTAGTATGAGAAACTAGAAGGTTTTGTTTTTCCCCTTAAAATATCCGCTCATTAAATGAGTGATGCAACAAATATAGTTTTCATTTACTTTTTAAAAAAGGGGATATCCGCAGAAAAAAATGTAGTTTTCCGCAAAAAACACATTTAACATTTTTTAAATCAATTAGTTAAAAATTAAAAAGTTTTTCTCCTTATTGTTATAATATACTTCTACTAAAAACAAAACCTTCTGACTTAGTTGTCTAGAAGGTTTCTTTTTCCCCTTAATTTATCTACTCATAATAAATGAGTGACACGGCAAATGTACCTCGCAATGAAAACTCCTAAAAGGGGATTTCCGCATCTAAAAATGTAATTTTCCGTAATTCGTTTTAACCCATAAAAAAACCTCTTAGAACTTTATCTAGGAGGTTTTATATTTTTATTGAATATTTTTTAATGCTTAAGTGCGTAGCTCGCTCCTTTTCCTAACACGGCTAATCCTGTTAATAAAGTTACCACCATATTGTTTGCTTTTTTTACGAATATTTTCCCCATTTTATACTACTTTGAATTTCCCTTGATTTTTGTGTTTAATTAAACAACACTGCAAATGTATATTGAAATACAAGTGTACAAAAGGGGTTTCCCGCACTTTAAAATGTAACTTTCCGTTACCTTAAATTTACTGCATAAAAAAACCTTCTAGTAGTATGAGAAACTAGAAGGTTTTGTTTTTCCCCTTAAAATATCCGCTCATTAAATGAGTGATGCAACAAATGTAGTTTTCATTTACTTTTTAAAAAAGGGGATATCCGCAGAAAAAAATGTAGTTTTCCGCAAAAAACACATTTAACATTTTTTAAATCAATTAGTTAAACATTAAAAAATTTATTCTTACACTAAAAAACTAGTTCCATGTAGTAATTTAAAAGGAATATTTAAGGAAGTATTTTAACACAAAAAACCTTTTAACTAATATGCTAAAAGGTTTTTGATCTTTTCTCTTCTTTTCTAGAATTTCTCCCTTACAGTGTTAATTCTATAACAAAGATATCTTTTACTTAAAAGTTACAAAAGGGGATTTCCGCAGTAAATAGTGTGATTTTCCGCAAAGGATTAGTCAAGTATCCCTAACTCCTTAGCTTTCAGTACTAAATCTGTATTATTATTTGCATCTAAATCAGTACGTAGCTTGGCTAACTTACTTTCTATAGCTCTAATTTTAACAAGGTTTCCATCACTTTTAGTGATAATACCTTCCATATTAGATATTTTTGAATGCTTTGGTAATTCTTTTAAAATTTGAACAGCAACATCATCCATTTGAATTTCAATCAATGCTCTTTTTAGTAATTTTTCATGAATTTCATGGGTATAATACACCTGATTTGCTAACATTTTTTGGATTGCAAAATTCAATTCGGTAGTATTACATTTTCCTTTTAAAATATAAGCTAACGGGTTTAAGTTACGCACTACATTATACACTCTATTTGTTTCAGAGTGCCCAGTTATTACTCCTATTTTTATAGGTACATTTTCTTTTTGAAGTGCTTTAATTAAGTTTTCACCTCCATCAATATTTGAGTTATCACTGGCATTATCAAAACTTAAGTCAGTAAAAAGTATTTGATACGGATCAGTATTTAAGTGAGATTTTACTAAGTTAAATGCTTCATCACAAGAATTGGTACTTGTAATTTCTAGACCATCAATATCTTTTAGATAGGAAAGAATTCCTTCTATAATTAGTTGATGATCATCAACAAAAAGTATTTTAATTTTTTCAGACATTTAAAGGTATTTGAATGTGTGTTTCGGTTCCAGCCCCTACAGTACTAGTAATTGATAGTGTTCCATTTAACTCTTCAACTCTTTCTTGTAAATTATGTAAACCGATCCCTTTTTTACTAACAGAGGTATCAAAACCTATACCGTTGTCAGTAACATCCAAAAATACATTTTTTTTATGTATTGAAAAAGCGATCGTAAATTTTGTTGCCTTCGCATGTTTTTTACTATTCTGTATGCTTTCTCTAATACTTAAATACAATAATCTTTTTATTGCACTATTAACTTGCGACCAATCTTGCTCATGCAATCCTTTTACTGTTATTTTAAAAGTAAGTTCAAAATAATCAGAAATTAAGTTTATTATTTGGTCTTTAAAGCCAACTTTTTTAAAGCTCACACTACTTAATTGGTGTGATAGTTGACGTACATTTTCTTTAACCGCATCAAGCTTTTGAGCCTCTTCAAACAACTGCGATTTTTCTAATTTTCTATGTAATAAACGTAAATCTCCAGCCACCTCATCATGCAATGATTTTGCAATTTGTTTACGCTCTTGCTCACGTGCTTGTGCTTTTTGTAACTGTGCTTGGTATAGTAATTTTCTACGCCTTAATACAAAAAACAAAATACTTAAACCCAAACTTAAAAAACCAGCAACTGCCACCAGCCAACCAATAACTTTTTGTTGCTTATGACGTACTATTTCATCTTGCTTTTTATCATTCTCTATTTTTAAAAAACTGTTTTCTTCTTCTTTTTTGGTAGTTTCATACCTGATTTTTGCAAATTGGTTTTTCTGCGTACGTTCTTTTTGAATAAGACTGTCATTTAAATCGATATGCTCTTCTAAATACTTTATAGCTTTCTTTCCTGTACTTAATTGAGAAAGTTCTTCTAAAGCATCTAACCAACGTTTATTATTATGAGTTTGCTTAGCATATGTAAGAGCCTTTTCAGCATGAAAACGTGCTTGTTTTACATTTTTTTTCTCTTTATAATACAAACAAATATTTATGTGAGTTGTACTTAACTCACTATAATCTTTTAAACTATCTCTTATTTCTAAAACCTCTTGGTACTGTTTTAATACACTTTTGTTTTTCTCTAAGGAAAAATTACTGTACGCTAAATTTTCTAGTAATAAAGCATATTGAGCTGGATACTTAATTTTAATACTATCAAAAGTTAATCCTTTTTTAAAATACTTGATTGCTTTTTTATGTTGTGTTCTTTTTTGATATAGAAAACCTAAATTATTAACTATAAATAAATATCCTTTTTCGTTTTTATTAATTTTATTAATTTCTAAGGCTCTATTATAATATTTTATAGCTTCATTTTTTTGATTTAATTCATCAGAAACAATACCTAAATTATTATAAACATACTCTAGAAACTCATAAGCTTTAGTCGGTTCTAAATATTCTAAGGCTTCTACTGAACTTATTTCACTTCCTAAAAAATCTTTAGCTTCTCTTTGTAAATTTGCAATACTCAATAAGCGTCCCCCTACTGCTATAGAGTCTTTTAAAAGTTTTGAAACATTTTTAGATTGATGATAATAATAAAAGGCACTATCATTTGTATACACAATTTTTTGATATAAAGCTTTAAAATGATAATATTTAGCTAATGTTGTAGAGTCTTTGCGTCTATTATAAAAATTTAAAAGTTGTTTCGTAGATTTTTTTAAAATAAACGTATCTTTTGAATAAAATGCGTTTACTCCAATATCAATTATCCTCTTTTTTTGCTTACTATACAATACACTATCTTTCTCTTTTTGAGAAAAAGTAACAGTGGAAATAAGAAGTAATAAAAAGAGGAAACGCATACTTTATTTATAAAAGTTCCTAAAAGTAATATTTTTTTATAAAAACCATTAAGCAATATAAGGATTAATATTAAAAAAGGTTGTTCTTTATATAATACAGAACAACCTTTTCAATTTTTATTAATATTATCTTTC belongs to Tenacibaculum sp. MAR_2010_89 and includes:
- a CDS encoding LytTR family DNA-binding domain-containing protein, with product MKIQCVIIDDEPSSQNILKHLIGDVDFLEIAGICNDAVDAMTFLKETKVDLLFLDINMPNLSGIAFYKMLKNPPLVIFTTAYSEYAIEGFDVNAIDYLLKPFSFERFLKAVQKVKNKLVLEKEFIIIKSDKKLYQLKVNDILFVEALGDYIKIYTKDKVLVSYKTLRNILSLLPDNKYMQIHKSYIINQSKLDFVEGNQVTIGSKKIPIGQKFKINFLKRLNS
- a CDS encoding sensor histidine kinase, giving the protein MNKNSLNRYKAHHNKWIFNLLLWVLLFFVILFLFADFPLKKIDFIYVVSYLLTLIPPVSLLIYYLVPKFLKKEKYVVFVILSIIIISLFSYLNIQFHQLIIDKIFTDYYFISYYNDVQTLIVFAAVSLIATFFKLLEDWIHYNQNERREIEERLKVLKGQINPHFLFNSLNVLYSLSVGKNKEVTEATLQLSNILRYVLYDSERKTTIEKEKELIENYIAFEKNRHTVNSTIKFISNIDTDSEIQPMLLLPLVENSFKHGLKSNINNPFVIINLEFNKNVLLFEIENNFKANNLKYTEEYNGIGVKNIKENLAILYPNKHELTIEKTNETYKVKLVIDLK
- the glpK gene encoding glycerol kinase GlpK is translated as MAKKYIIALDQGTTSSRTVVINEEGEIIGMNQQEFTQVFPEPGWVEHNAEEILESQLTTLKKVLQQTNIKASEVAGIGITNQRETTVVWNKNTGKPIYNAIVWQDKRTANICEKLKEKGLENHVRKTTGLIIDSYFSATKIHWILNHVEGAKDEAEKGNLLFGTIDTWLLWNLTNGKVHATDYSNASRTMLYDIKNLCWDTKILEELDIPTTMLPEVKPSSYHFGNFNLNNIQIPIAGIAGDQQAALFGQACFNKGEAKNTYGTGCFMLLNTGENIEFSKNGLLTTIAWGIDDKVYYALEGSVFVAGSAIQWLRDGLDIIKSAKESEEFAKQVTGENPVYVVPAFAGLGAPYWDMYARGAVFGLTRDTGKNHLIKATLESLAYQTKDVLNVMQKDSEVGLTSLKVDGGACANDLIMQFQSDILNVPVERPEIIETTVMGAAYLAGIYVGLWKQEDIINRKKINKEFTPTFSEEKRDRLYKKWQKAVERTKNWID
- a CDS encoding response regulator, which encodes MSEKIKILFVDDHQLIIEGILSYLKDIDGLEITSTNSCDEAFNLVKSHLNTDPYQILFTDLSFDNASDNSNIDGGENLIKALQKENVPIKIGVITGHSETNRVYNVVRNLNPLAYILKGKCNTTELNFAIQKMLANQVYYTHEIHEKLLKRALIEIQMDDVAVQILKELPKHSKISNMEGIITKSDGNLVKIRAIESKLAKLRTDLDANNNTDLVLKAKELGILD
- a CDS encoding tetratricopeptide repeat-containing sensor histidine kinase, coding for MRFLFLLLLISTVTFSQKEKDSVLYSKQKKRIIDIGVNAFYSKDTFILKKSTKQLLNFYNRRKDSTTLAKYYHFKALYQKIVYTNDSAFYYYHQSKNVSKLLKDSIAVGGRLLSIANLQREAKDFLGSEISSVEALEYLEPTKAYEFLEYVYNNLGIVSDELNQKNEAIKYYNRALEINKINKNEKGYLFIVNNLGFLYQKRTQHKKAIKYFKKGLTFDSIKIKYPAQYALLLENLAYSNFSLEKNKSVLKQYQEVLEIRDSLKDYSELSTTHINICLYYKEKKNVKQARFHAEKALTYAKQTHNNKRWLDALEELSQLSTGKKAIKYLEEHIDLNDSLIQKERTQKNQFAKIRYETTKKEEENSFLKIENDKKQDEIVRHKQQKVIGWLVAVAGFLSLGLSILFFVLRRRKLLYQAQLQKAQAREQERKQIAKSLHDEVAGDLRLLHRKLEKSQLFEEAQKLDAVKENVRQLSHQLSSVSFKKVGFKDQIINLISDYFELTFKITVKGLHEQDWSQVNSAIKRLLYLSIRESIQNSKKHAKATKFTIAFSIHKKNVFLDVTDNGIGFDTSVSKKGIGLHNLQERVEELNGTLSITSTVGAGTETHIQIPLNV